The following proteins come from a genomic window of Kocuria palustris:
- the metK gene encoding methionine adenosyltransferase encodes MSLFTSESVTEGHPDKICDRISDSILDALITDDPNSSVAVETMATTGLVHVAGEVKSEAYVDIPSIVRRSILDIGYNSSVQGFDGKYCGVSISVGEQSPEIYDGVFHSLESREGLARDPRDAQGAGDQGIMFGYASNETDVLMPAPIYYAHRLSEQLTRVRKSAVLPHLRPDGKTQVTLRYDGITPVAVETVVVSAQHAEDYALEQLRHDIRASVIDPVLEETGLDLSELKVIVNPAGDFITGGPVGDAGLTGRKIIVDTYGGMARHGGGAFSGKDPSKVDRSAAYAMRWVAKNVVAAGLAARAEVQVAYAIGKARPVGVYVDTFGTETVDPARIESAVEEVFDLRPLAIIEDLQLQRPIYAKTSAGGHFGRQDPDFTWEKTDRVDALRSAVGA; translated from the coding sequence ATGAGCCTGTTCACCTCGGAATCCGTGACCGAGGGCCACCCGGACAAGATCTGCGATCGCATCTCGGACTCGATCCTCGACGCCCTGATCACCGACGACCCGAACTCGTCGGTGGCTGTGGAGACCATGGCCACTACCGGGCTCGTCCACGTCGCAGGCGAGGTCAAGTCGGAGGCCTACGTCGACATCCCCTCGATCGTGCGCCGCTCCATCCTGGACATCGGCTACAACTCCTCGGTCCAGGGCTTCGACGGCAAGTACTGCGGCGTCTCCATCTCGGTGGGGGAGCAGTCCCCGGAGATCTACGACGGCGTCTTCCACTCCCTGGAGTCCCGCGAGGGCCTTGCCCGGGATCCGCGCGACGCCCAGGGCGCGGGCGATCAGGGAATCATGTTCGGCTACGCCTCCAATGAGACCGATGTCCTCATGCCGGCGCCGATCTACTATGCGCACCGCCTCTCCGAGCAGCTCACCCGCGTGCGCAAGTCCGCGGTGCTGCCCCACCTGCGACCGGACGGCAAGACCCAGGTCACGCTGCGCTACGACGGCATCACCCCGGTGGCCGTGGAGACCGTCGTGGTCTCCGCCCAGCACGCCGAGGACTACGCCCTGGAGCAGCTGCGCCACGACATCCGCGCCTCGGTGATCGACCCCGTCCTGGAGGAGACCGGGCTGGATCTCTCGGAGCTGAAGGTCATCGTGAACCCGGCCGGGGACTTCATCACCGGAGGACCGGTCGGAGATGCCGGTCTGACGGGGCGCAAGATCATCGTGGACACCTACGGAGGAATGGCCCGCCACGGCGGCGGCGCCTTCTCGGGCAAGGATCCGTCCAAGGTGGACCGCTCGGCGGCCTACGCCATGCGGTGGGTCGCCAAGAACGTCGTGGCGGCGGGCCTGGCAGCGCGCGCCGAGGTCCAGGTGGCCTACGCGATCGGCAAGGCCCGCCCCGTGGGGGTCTACGTGGATACGTTCGGCACGGAGACCGTCGACCCGGCGCGCATCGAGTCCGCCGTGGAGGAGGTCTTCGACCTGCGACCGCTGGCGATCATCGAGGACCTGCAGCTGCAGCGGCCCATCTACGCCAAGACCTCGGCCGGCGGTCACTTCGGCCGCCAGGACCCCGACTTCACCTGGGAGAAGACCGATCGCGTGGACGCCCTGCGATCGGCGGTCGGAGCCTGA
- the coaBC gene encoding bifunctional phosphopantothenoylcysteine decarboxylase/phosphopantothenate--cysteine ligase CoaBC, giving the protein MRIVLGIGGGIAAYKSALLLRLLTEAGHHVVPMPTRAALEFVGAPTWEALSGEPVSTDVFDRVDTVNHVRQGQAADLVIVAPATADLLARAAHGLADDLLTTTLLATEAPVLLAPAMHTQMWENPAVRENVAALRRQGRHVLDPASGRLTGQDTGPGRLPDPEAIRDAALALVAEPARTPTRPSLSGLRAVVSTGGTQEPLDPVRFLGNRSSGKQGLAVARALQAAGAQVDLVAGHTEVALPEGAEGLSVHRVGTALELQEAMQRLSREADVVVMTAAVADFRPAEIAESKIKKTDDDNDAPTIVLTRNPDILRGLVQARDDSGREQLIVGFAAETGDAQTDPLEFGRAKLVRKGCDLLCVNQVGTDLVFGQDTTRVTILEAPVQGRAAPDETVHGTKAEVAAALARRIAQRVGRAD; this is encoded by the coding sequence ATGCGCATCGTCCTGGGCATCGGCGGCGGGATCGCCGCGTACAAGTCAGCGCTGCTGCTGCGGCTGCTCACCGAGGCGGGACACCATGTGGTGCCCATGCCTACGCGCGCGGCCCTCGAGTTCGTGGGCGCGCCGACCTGGGAGGCGCTGTCCGGCGAGCCGGTGAGCACCGATGTCTTCGACCGGGTGGACACCGTCAACCACGTCCGGCAGGGCCAGGCGGCGGACCTGGTGATCGTGGCGCCGGCGACCGCGGATCTGCTGGCGCGCGCCGCGCACGGGCTGGCCGACGACCTGCTCACCACCACGCTTCTGGCCACCGAGGCTCCCGTGCTGCTGGCCCCGGCCATGCACACCCAGATGTGGGAGAACCCCGCGGTGCGCGAGAACGTCGCCGCGCTGCGCCGCCAGGGCCGCCACGTGCTCGACCCGGCCTCCGGGCGCTTGACCGGACAGGACACCGGCCCCGGACGGCTCCCGGATCCGGAGGCGATCCGCGACGCCGCCCTGGCGCTCGTGGCCGAACCCGCGCGGACCCCGACCAGGCCGTCGCTGTCCGGGCTGCGGGCCGTCGTCTCCACGGGCGGCACGCAGGAGCCGCTGGACCCGGTGCGTTTCCTGGGCAACCGCTCCTCCGGCAAGCAGGGCCTGGCTGTGGCCCGCGCTCTGCAGGCCGCTGGTGCGCAGGTGGACCTCGTGGCCGGTCACACGGAGGTCGCCCTGCCCGAGGGCGCCGAGGGACTGAGCGTGCACCGCGTCGGCACCGCCCTCGAGCTGCAGGAGGCCATGCAGCGGCTGTCGCGGGAGGCGGACGTCGTGGTCATGACCGCGGCGGTGGCCGATTTCCGCCCGGCGGAGATCGCCGAGTCCAAGATCAAGAAGACCGACGACGACAACGACGCCCCCACGATCGTGCTGACCCGCAATCCCGACATCCTGCGCGGACTCGTCCAGGCGCGGGACGACTCCGGGCGGGAGCAGCTGATCGTGGGCTTCGCCGCCGAGACCGGCGATGCGCAGACGGATCCGCTCGAGTTCGGCCGGGCCAAGCTCGTCCGCAAGGGATGCGACCTGCTGTGCGTCAACCAGGTGGGCACCGACCTCGTCTTCGGCCAGGACACGACCCGCGTGACGATCCTGGAGGCTCCGGTGCAGGGCCGTGCGGCGCCGGACGAGACCGTCCACGGCACCAAGGCCGAGGTCGCAGCGGCACTGGCTCGGCGCATCGCGCAGCGAGTGGGCCGAGCCGACTGA
- the carB gene encoding carbamoyl-phosphate synthase large subunit, translated as MPRRNDLNSVLVIGSGPIVIGQAAEFDYSGTQALRVLKEEGLRVILVNSNPATIMTDPEFADATYVEPITPEVVEKIIAQERPDAILPTLGGQTALNTAIALDANGVLEKYDVELIGANIAAINLGEDREAFKGVVERCGAESARSIIVHSMDEALAAAEELGYPMVVRPSFTMGGLGSGLAYDEADLRRIAGAGIQYSPTSEVLLEESILGWKEYELEMMRDRNDNVVVVCSIENFDPVGVHTGDSITVAPALTLTDREYQNLRDISIAVIREVGVDTGGCNIQFAVEPETGRVVVIEMNPRVSRSSALASKATGFPIAKIATKLSLGYTLDEIPNDITKKTPASFEPTLDYVVVKCPRFAFEKFPAADPTLTTTMKSVGEAMAIGRSFTEALQKAMRSLEQKGSSFDFARPEVEMGPHGIQRLIDATRASTTERIHAVQQALLNGASIDQVHEATGIDPWYLDQISLLNEVAETVRADPDLREDTLRLAKRHGFSDEQIGRLALVSEDVVRGVRHALGVRPVFKTVDTCAAEFEAYTPYHYSSYDEETEVGEHSANSVLILGSGPNRIGQGIEFDYSCVHASMALGAAGYETVMLNCNPETVSTDYDISTRLYFEPLTFEDVMEVIAAERATGGLLGVFVQLGGQTPLKLAAQLKAAGVPILGTTPEAIDLAEDRGAFARVLHDAGLLQPRNGTASTFEDARTIAAEIGYPVLVRPSYVLGGRGMEIVYGDDQLRTYLENATEVSPQRPALIDKFLEDAIEIDVDALYDGQSLYVGGIMEHLEEAGIHSGDSACTLPPVTLGPDVLERVRQATGAIAAGVGVRGLINIQFALAADILYVIEANPRASRTVPFVSKATGVQLAKAAALIGTGVSIRQLRADGTLLPGGDGSHLPDDAAVAVKEAVLPFARFRTAEGRAVDSLLGPEMRSTGEVMGLDEHYDTAFAKAQAGAGVALPTQGRVFVSVANKDKRAAVAYVRMFRDLGFEIVTTGGTAKVLRRNGIDSTVVAKISDRDSTERTVVDLIEAGEIDLVFNTPSSGGDSRGDGYEIRAAATSVGMPIVTTVAQLGAVVQAVTALREHTWDVTPLQVHEQRLRESVAAARESAEPARG; from the coding sequence ATGCCGCGCAGGAACGATCTCAACAGCGTCCTGGTCATCGGCTCCGGCCCGATCGTGATCGGTCAGGCAGCCGAGTTCGACTACTCGGGGACCCAGGCCCTGCGGGTTCTCAAGGAGGAGGGCCTGCGGGTCATCCTCGTGAACTCGAACCCGGCCACGATCATGACGGACCCGGAGTTCGCCGACGCCACCTACGTCGAGCCGATCACCCCCGAGGTGGTCGAGAAGATCATCGCCCAGGAGCGCCCCGACGCGATCCTGCCCACCCTCGGCGGGCAGACCGCGCTGAACACCGCGATCGCCCTGGATGCCAACGGCGTGCTCGAGAAGTACGACGTCGAGCTGATCGGTGCGAACATCGCGGCGATCAACCTGGGCGAGGACCGCGAGGCCTTCAAGGGCGTCGTGGAGCGCTGCGGCGCCGAGTCCGCCCGCTCGATCATCGTCCACTCAATGGATGAGGCCCTGGCCGCCGCCGAGGAGCTCGGCTACCCGATGGTCGTGCGCCCGTCGTTCACCATGGGCGGCCTGGGCTCGGGCCTGGCCTACGACGAGGCCGACCTGCGCCGCATCGCCGGCGCCGGCATCCAGTACAGCCCGACCTCCGAAGTCCTGCTCGAGGAGTCGATCCTGGGCTGGAAGGAGTACGAGCTGGAGATGATGCGCGACCGCAACGACAACGTCGTGGTGGTCTGCTCGATCGAGAACTTCGACCCCGTGGGCGTGCACACCGGCGACTCGATCACGGTGGCCCCGGCGCTGACGCTGACCGACCGGGAGTACCAGAACCTGCGCGACATCTCGATCGCCGTGATCCGCGAGGTCGGCGTGGACACCGGCGGCTGCAACATCCAGTTCGCGGTCGAGCCGGAGACCGGACGCGTGGTCGTCATCGAGATGAACCCCCGCGTCTCGCGCTCCTCGGCCCTGGCCTCCAAGGCCACCGGCTTCCCGATCGCCAAGATCGCGACCAAGCTCTCGCTGGGCTACACCCTCGATGAGATCCCCAACGACATCACCAAGAAGACCCCGGCGTCGTTCGAGCCCACGCTCGACTACGTCGTGGTGAAGTGCCCGCGCTTCGCCTTCGAGAAGTTCCCGGCCGCCGATCCCACGCTGACGACCACCATGAAGTCGGTCGGCGAGGCCATGGCCATCGGGCGCAGCTTCACCGAGGCGCTGCAGAAGGCCATGCGCTCGCTCGAGCAGAAGGGCTCGAGCTTCGACTTCGCCCGCCCCGAGGTCGAGATGGGCCCGCACGGGATCCAGCGCCTGATCGATGCCACCCGCGCCTCGACCACCGAGCGCATCCACGCGGTGCAGCAGGCGCTGCTCAACGGCGCGAGCATCGACCAGGTCCACGAGGCCACCGGGATCGACCCCTGGTACCTGGACCAGATCAGCCTGCTCAACGAGGTCGCCGAGACGGTGCGCGCCGATCCGGACCTCAGGGAGGACACGCTGCGCCTGGCCAAGCGCCACGGCTTCTCCGACGAGCAGATCGGCCGGCTGGCCCTGGTCTCGGAGGACGTGGTGCGCGGGGTGCGCCACGCCCTGGGCGTGCGCCCGGTGTTCAAGACCGTGGACACCTGCGCGGCCGAGTTCGAGGCCTACACCCCGTACCACTACTCGTCCTACGACGAGGAGACGGAGGTCGGGGAGCACTCGGCGAACTCGGTGCTGATCCTGGGCTCCGGGCCCAACCGCATCGGGCAGGGCATCGAGTTCGACTACTCGTGCGTGCACGCCTCGATGGCCCTGGGCGCGGCCGGCTACGAGACCGTGATGCTCAACTGCAACCCGGAGACGGTCTCGACCGACTACGACATCTCCACGCGCCTGTACTTCGAGCCGCTGACCTTCGAGGACGTCATGGAGGTCATCGCCGCGGAGCGGGCCACCGGCGGGCTGCTGGGCGTGTTCGTGCAGCTGGGCGGTCAGACCCCGCTGAAGCTGGCCGCGCAGCTCAAGGCCGCCGGGGTCCCGATCCTGGGCACCACGCCGGAGGCCATCGACCTGGCCGAGGACCGCGGCGCCTTCGCCCGCGTGCTCCACGATGCCGGGCTGCTTCAGCCGCGCAACGGCACGGCCTCGACCTTCGAGGACGCCCGCACGATCGCGGCCGAGATCGGCTACCCGGTGCTCGTGCGCCCGTCGTACGTGCTGGGCGGGCGCGGCATGGAGATCGTCTACGGCGATGACCAGCTGCGCACCTACCTGGAGAACGCGACCGAGGTCTCGCCGCAGCGCCCGGCGCTGATCGACAAGTTCCTCGAGGACGCGATCGAGATCGACGTCGACGCCCTCTACGACGGACAGAGCCTGTACGTGGGCGGGATCATGGAGCACCTCGAGGAGGCCGGCATCCACTCCGGCGACTCGGCATGCACCCTTCCGCCGGTCACCCTGGGCCCGGACGTGCTCGAGCGCGTGCGCCAGGCCACCGGGGCGATCGCCGCCGGTGTGGGGGTGCGCGGGCTGATCAACATCCAGTTCGCCCTGGCCGCGGACATCCTCTACGTCATCGAGGCCAACCCGCGCGCCTCGCGCACCGTGCCGTTCGTCTCCAAGGCCACCGGCGTGCAGCTGGCCAAGGCTGCGGCGCTGATCGGCACCGGAGTCTCCATCCGGCAGCTGCGGGCCGACGGGACGCTGCTGCCCGGGGGCGATGGCTCGCACCTGCCGGACGACGCCGCGGTGGCCGTGAAGGAGGCCGTGCTCCCGTTCGCCCGCTTCCGCACCGCCGAGGGCCGTGCCGTGGACTCGCTGCTGGGCCCCGAGATGCGCTCGACCGGCGAGGTCATGGGCTTGGACGAGCACTACGACACCGCCTTCGCCAAGGCCCAGGCCGGCGCGGGGGTGGCGCTGCCCACGCAGGGCCGGGTCTTCGTCTCGGTCGCGAACAAGGACAAGCGCGCCGCGGTGGCCTATGTGCGCATGTTCCGCGACCTCGGCTTCGAGATCGTGACCACCGGCGGCACCGCCAAGGTGCTTCGCCGCAACGGGATCGACTCGACGGTGGTCGCCAAGATCTCCGATCGCGATTCGACGGAGCGCACCGTCGTGGACCTGATCGAGGCGGGCGAGATCGACCTGGTCTTCAACACGCCCTCCAGCGGCGGGGACTCCCGCGGCGACGGCTACGAGATCCGAGCCGCGGCTACTTCGGTCGGCATGCCGATCGTGACCACCGTGGCCCAGCTGGGTGCCGTGGTGCAGGCCGTGACGGCGCTGCGCGAGCACACCTGGGACGTCACGCCGCTGCAGGTCCACGAGCAGAGGCTGCGCGAGTCTGTGGCCGCCGCCCGCGAGTCGGCGGAGCCCGCCCGTGGCTGA
- a CDS encoding primosomal protein N', whose protein sequence is MPADRTPEQAPDRVPLATERAPEQVPPTPGRDPERPAPAEEQGPEQLALMAEPVRSARAGGRGASGGRGARHRSGPLEPAYLAETDPVARVRLESHLPHLDRLFDYGVPQDLSEGAQAGTRIRVRFGGQQMRGWIVERTASSEVAFDRLQPILSLQSALPVLVPQVLAVAELTAQRCAGTVADVLRCAVPPRVASVEKAALAARDSAEASAAVAAVNPGAAQRAGHPGAEEAAEALPDAQAEADPETAAHRARPLIAAEPAAPSAWSEYVGGREAIEALRGGQRVRAVVQALPSHPEHDLYDLIAQAVAAALESGRGSVVVVPDHKTLERAQRAVEAVVEPQLVARLHSEDKPTPRYRAFVQALEGHARVVIGTRPAVWAPVEDLGLIVVVDDGDHSLVEPRAPYHHARDVALLRAQHDDLGLLVMGQAVTPEAERLVETGWASSIAAQRPVLRANMPRIESTSDSWHEAHDPLAGRARLPETAFRVARRALADGPVLVQVARTGYAPSLTCQRCRNAARCTVCDGPLSVLARGRLPQCGWCARQAANWSCGHCGATQWRFSSVGSERTAEELGRAFPQVPVIWSSGDQVRREIPAAPALVVATPGAEPQAEGGYAAALLLDGDRMLSRPGLRVEEEVLRKWVHAASLVRRGSAGGTVVVTSEHERVVASLVRWDVRGHAARELAERRTLQLPPAVRCAALTGPLPALEAFLELVDLPDDVRTVGPAPVHQRWDEEAEDPQSEAASADVLGGLPDDDEAHRLLLFFTYSQAAEVTRRLRAARAEASAQRKHAPVNVRCDVADLL, encoded by the coding sequence GTGCCGGCCGACCGCACGCCCGAGCAGGCACCAGATCGGGTTCCGCTCGCGACCGAGCGTGCACCCGAGCAGGTGCCGCCCACGCCCGGGCGTGACCCCGAGCGGCCGGCCCCGGCGGAGGAGCAGGGGCCAGAGCAGCTGGCGCTGATGGCCGAGCCCGTCCGGAGCGCACGCGCCGGTGGGCGCGGTGCGTCCGGAGGCCGCGGCGCCCGGCACCGCTCGGGCCCGCTCGAGCCGGCGTACCTGGCCGAGACCGATCCGGTGGCCCGTGTGCGGCTCGAATCGCACCTGCCGCACCTGGACCGGCTGTTCGACTACGGCGTGCCCCAGGACCTCTCCGAGGGCGCCCAGGCGGGGACGCGCATCCGCGTGCGCTTCGGCGGGCAGCAGATGCGCGGCTGGATCGTCGAGCGGACCGCGTCATCGGAGGTCGCCTTCGATCGGTTGCAGCCCATTCTGTCGCTGCAGTCCGCCCTTCCGGTGCTCGTGCCGCAGGTGCTGGCCGTCGCCGAGCTCACGGCACAGCGCTGCGCCGGCACGGTCGCCGATGTCCTGCGCTGCGCGGTGCCCCCGCGCGTGGCCTCCGTCGAGAAGGCCGCTCTGGCCGCCCGCGATTCGGCCGAGGCCTCAGCAGCAGTCGCCGCCGTGAATCCGGGTGCTGCGCAGCGGGCCGGTCATCCCGGTGCCGAAGAAGCCGCTGAGGCCCTCCCGGACGCGCAGGCCGAAGCTGACCCGGAGACCGCGGCGCACAGGGCCCGACCCCTGATCGCAGCTGAGCCTGCGGCCCCGAGCGCCTGGTCGGAGTACGTGGGCGGCCGTGAGGCGATCGAGGCCCTGCGCGGCGGGCAGCGGGTGCGGGCCGTGGTGCAGGCCCTGCCGTCGCACCCCGAGCACGACCTCTACGACCTCATCGCCCAGGCGGTCGCCGCGGCGCTGGAGTCGGGGCGCGGAAGCGTCGTGGTGGTCCCGGACCACAAGACCCTCGAGCGCGCCCAGCGCGCTGTGGAGGCGGTCGTGGAGCCGCAGCTCGTGGCGCGGCTGCACAGCGAGGACAAGCCGACCCCGCGCTATCGGGCCTTCGTCCAGGCCTTGGAGGGCCACGCGCGGGTCGTGATCGGCACTCGCCCGGCGGTCTGGGCGCCGGTGGAGGACCTCGGCCTGATCGTGGTCGTCGACGACGGCGACCACAGCCTCGTGGAACCCCGAGCGCCGTACCACCACGCGCGCGATGTGGCGCTGCTGCGCGCACAGCACGACGATCTCGGCCTGCTCGTCATGGGCCAGGCCGTGACTCCGGAGGCCGAGCGGCTCGTGGAGACCGGCTGGGCGAGCTCGATCGCCGCCCAGCGCCCGGTCCTGCGGGCGAACATGCCGCGGATCGAGTCGACCTCGGACTCCTGGCACGAGGCGCACGACCCCCTGGCAGGCCGTGCCCGGCTGCCGGAGACCGCGTTCCGCGTGGCTCGTCGCGCCCTGGCCGACGGTCCGGTCCTGGTCCAGGTGGCCAGGACGGGATATGCCCCGTCGCTGACCTGTCAGCGCTGCCGCAATGCCGCGCGCTGCACCGTCTGCGACGGACCCCTGTCGGTGCTGGCCCGCGGCAGGCTGCCGCAGTGCGGCTGGTGCGCCCGCCAGGCGGCGAACTGGTCCTGCGGCCACTGCGGTGCCACCCAGTGGCGCTTCTCCTCCGTGGGCTCGGAGCGCACCGCCGAGGAGCTGGGCAGGGCGTTCCCGCAGGTGCCGGTGATCTGGTCCTCGGGCGATCAGGTCCGCCGGGAGATCCCCGCGGCACCGGCGCTCGTGGTGGCCACACCGGGGGCTGAGCCGCAGGCGGAGGGCGGCTACGCCGCGGCGCTGCTGCTCGATGGCGATCGCATGCTCTCCCGGCCCGGGCTGCGGGTCGAGGAGGAGGTGCTGCGCAAGTGGGTGCACGCCGCCTCGCTCGTGCGCCGCGGCAGCGCCGGCGGAACCGTGGTGGTGACCTCGGAGCACGAGCGCGTCGTGGCCTCGCTCGTGCGCTGGGACGTGCGCGGCCATGCCGCCCGCGAGCTGGCCGAGCGCCGGACCCTGCAGCTGCCGCCGGCCGTGCGCTGCGCCGCCCTGACCGGACCGCTGCCGGCGCTCGAGGCCTTCCTGGAGCTGGTCGATCTGCCCGACGACGTCCGCACCGTGGGCCCTGCTCCCGTCCATCAGCGCTGGGACGAGGAGGCAGAGGACCCGCAGTCAGAGGCCGCCTCCGCAGACGTCCTCGGCGGACTTCCCGACGACGACGAGGCCCACCGCCTCCTGCTGTTCTTCACGTACTCGCAGGCCGCCGAGGTCACTCGACGGCTGCGCGCAGCTCGTGCCGAGGCCTCCGCTCAGCGCAAGCACGCCCCGGTCAACGTCCGCTGCGACGTGGCCGACCTGCTCTGA
- the mihF gene encoding integration host factor, actinobacterial type — protein sequence MALRLLTDEERAAAREKATAARAVRAEVKAKLKDRSITVAEILQRAEEDEALSRMKVSDLLESAPGIGKVRSAAIMEEIGIAKTRRVRGLGVHQRKALIDQLDR from the coding sequence ATGGCATTGCGCCTGCTGACAGATGAGGAACGGGCTGCGGCCCGAGAGAAGGCGACCGCCGCTCGCGCGGTGCGCGCCGAGGTGAAGGCCAAGCTGAAGGATCGCTCCATCACGGTGGCGGAGATCCTTCAGCGCGCCGAGGAGGACGAGGCGCTGAGCCGCATGAAGGTCTCCGACCTGCTGGAGTCCGCTCCGGGCATCGGCAAGGTCCGCTCCGCGGCCATCATGGAGGAGATCGGCATCGCCAAGACCCGCCGCGTGCGGGGCCTGGGCGTGCACCAGCGCAAGGCTCTGATCGATCAGCTCGATCGCTGA
- the pyrF gene encoding orotidine-5'-phosphate decarboxylase: MAEPAAPSFGTRAAAAIAEHGPLCVGIDAHPSLLEAWGLPQTPAGLLRFSMGVVEALEGRVAAVKPQVAWYEAYGSSGMGVLEQTLEACRQAGILSIADAKRGDIGSTMQAYARTWLAEESSLRADAVTLSPYLGAGALEPAFELAEATGRGTFVLALTSNPEGASVQHRGAPESVAAAVAEAVSQRNSGALSASVQVMPGEDSHYDRFVTGPHGLVVGATTGEAIAQVGVDLAGLDGLVLAPGYGAQGATAQDLGAMFAQVRGRVLVNSSRGILAAGPEPQALQGAVSAAQAELSPELSAA, translated from the coding sequence GTGGCTGAGCCGGCGGCACCCAGCTTCGGCACCCGCGCGGCGGCGGCGATCGCCGAGCACGGTCCGCTGTGCGTCGGGATCGACGCCCATCCCTCGCTGCTGGAGGCCTGGGGGCTGCCCCAGACCCCGGCCGGGTTGCTGCGCTTCTCCATGGGCGTCGTGGAGGCCCTCGAGGGCCGGGTGGCCGCGGTCAAGCCGCAGGTGGCCTGGTACGAGGCCTACGGCTCCTCCGGGATGGGCGTCCTGGAGCAGACCCTGGAGGCCTGCCGTCAGGCCGGGATCCTCTCCATCGCCGACGCCAAGCGCGGGGACATCGGCTCCACCATGCAGGCCTATGCCCGCACCTGGCTGGCCGAGGAGTCCTCGCTTCGCGCCGATGCCGTGACGCTGAGCCCGTACCTGGGCGCCGGGGCCCTCGAGCCGGCCTTCGAGCTGGCCGAGGCCACGGGTCGCGGCACCTTCGTGCTGGCCCTGACCTCCAATCCCGAGGGCGCTTCGGTGCAGCACCGAGGGGCTCCGGAGTCAGTGGCAGCCGCCGTCGCGGAGGCCGTCTCCCAGCGCAATTCCGGGGCTCTCTCAGCGTCGGTGCAGGTCATGCCCGGTGAGGACTCGCATTATGACCGCTTCGTTACGGGGCCCCACGGACTCGTCGTCGGAGCGACCACCGGAGAGGCGATCGCGCAGGTCGGAGTGGACCTGGCCGGCCTCGACGGCCTGGTCCTGGCTCCGGGCTACGGCGCCCAGGGCGCGACCGCTCAGGATCTCGGTGCCATGTTCGCCCAGGTCAGAGGACGGGTGCTCGTGAACTCCTCGCGCGGTATCCTCGCTGCCGGACCCGAGCCCCAGGCCCTGCAGGGGGCCGTCAGCGCTGCTCAGGCCGAGCTGTCCCCGGAGCTCTCCGCCGCCTAG
- the rpoZ gene encoding DNA-directed RNA polymerase subunit omega codes for MSTQHQGITDPPVDRLLTKADSKYGLVIFSARRARQINAYYSQLHEGLFEYVGPLVEVQPNEKSLSIAMREIDENLIEATEVSDVGFSENGQAVPERELGVDDFYADYFGEQQGGEIDSSMVFSENAEDQGSGEAAPEAEAAEEQAEIPSDEPSEN; via the coding sequence TTGTCCACTCAGCACCAGGGCATCACCGATCCGCCCGTCGACCGCCTGCTCACCAAGGCCGACTCCAAGTACGGACTCGTGATCTTCTCGGCACGTCGCGCCCGGCAGATCAACGCCTACTACTCGCAGCTGCACGAGGGCCTGTTCGAGTACGTCGGCCCGCTGGTAGAGGTCCAGCCGAACGAGAAGAGCCTCTCGATCGCCATGCGCGAGATCGACGAGAACCTGATCGAGGCCACCGAGGTCTCGGACGTCGGGTTCTCCGAGAACGGCCAGGCCGTTCCCGAGCGCGAGCTCGGCGTCGACGACTTCTACGCGGACTACTTCGGCGAGCAGCAGGGCGGGGAGATCGACTCGTCCATGGTGTTCTCCGAGAACGCGGAGGACCAGGGCTCCGGGGAGGCCGCTCCGGAGGCCGAGGCCGCCGAGGAGCAGGCGGAGATCCCCTCGGACGAGCCCTCCGAGAACTGA
- the gmk gene encoding guanylate kinase, which translates to MPQEHTGASIAPEHVTVLAGPTAVGKGTVSTYIRDHCPDVWLSVSATTRAPRPGEQEGVHYFFVDDDEFQRMVDEGQMLEWAVVHNRSRYGTPRQKVLDAVAAGRRVLLEIDLAGARQVRQSMPEAQLVFLAPPTWEELVARLTGRGTESPEEQQVRLETAKMELAAEPEFDHTVVNDQVETAAQRLVELMGLDPRTCA; encoded by the coding sequence TTGCCGCAGGAGCACACCGGAGCGAGCATCGCCCCCGAGCACGTCACCGTGCTGGCCGGGCCCACGGCCGTCGGGAAGGGCACGGTCTCCACGTACATCCGCGACCACTGCCCGGATGTCTGGCTCTCGGTCTCGGCCACCACCCGCGCGCCGCGCCCGGGCGAGCAGGAGGGCGTGCACTACTTCTTCGTCGACGACGACGAGTTCCAGCGCATGGTCGACGAGGGCCAGATGCTCGAGTGGGCAGTGGTGCACAACCGCAGCCGCTACGGGACGCCGAGGCAGAAGGTGCTCGACGCCGTCGCCGCCGGACGCCGCGTCCTGCTGGAGATCGATCTGGCCGGGGCGCGCCAGGTCCGGCAGTCCATGCCGGAGGCGCAGCTGGTCTTCCTGGCCCCTCCCACCTGGGAGGAGCTGGTCGCCCGGCTGACCGGTCGAGGCACCGAGAGTCCCGAGGAACAGCAGGTCCGCCTCGAAACCGCTAAGATGGAGCTTGCTGCGGAGCCGGAGTTCGACCACACCGTCGTCAACGACCAGGTGGAGACCGCCGCGCAGAGGCTCGTCGAGCTCATGGGGCTCGACCCGCGCACCTGCGCCTGA